The genomic DNA aataaaagcataattGATTCATCAGCAAGCCTATTCAGTTCAGGTCTCCGTAGAATTGCTAAACAACAAAAAGATCGTAGTAAAACATGGGATGTGAAAGCCATGGCAGAAAGGAAAGGAGAAGAAATACATTAGCAAGCCTCTTCAGTTCAGGTCTCCATAAAATTTCCCCATGGACAACTCAGAAGAATGAAAGTTATTTGTTTGATCATCCTCAGAGGTTTTACATTTAAGTGGTGTTCCAAGGCAAGAATCACCAAAAAGAGGATATAGGAACAAAAATCAAGGCAACTGTGTGCTCAATTTCTACaataaatcacaaaaaataaaaatattcttctTAGAAtttgtggttgggcctaacacaaccccacaaaactggcttgttagctatgaagcacggataaaGGGCACAGACATTGACACagcaaataattttaaaaaatcacataattaagCGTAATTACAAGTGTTGGCGTCGGTGTAAGACACAACACACGGGACAAACCTAATCCGAAGagtgttcgtgcttcatagcttTTGAGGCATGGATAGCCCCCCCCCCCATACAACAATCACAATAAAAAAACGCAAAAAATGGAAAACATAAGCAAAGGCTCTTCAGTTCAGGTCTCCATATGATTTCCGCATGGATAACTCAGAAGAACGAAAGTTATTGGTTTGATCATCACGAGAGCCTTTTAAGATGGGGTTTCAAGACATGGCCTTAATCAAGAGTAATACCTAATCCAACACTAAAGCTCTGAGCAAACAAGAAAATAATGTACAAGAAAAGTGTCTCCTCAGTTCAGGTCTCCAAGTATCTTCCGCATGGATTACTCAGAAGAACGAAAGTTATGTTGTTTTCATCATCCTCAGAGActttttttcagaaaattgaaaacataatttgaaaattgaaaatcaaagatAACACAAGTTAAAGTAGCAATtcttaatttcaacaaaaatgaaatacgTTTCGAAGTTAAAAAGtatgaagttgaagaaaatggaagcaACGTACCTCGAAGCAAGCAGAAACAGAAGCAGATCTGAAATGAATGGAATTCGAGTACCGATTCGGATCTACTCTTCTTTATACTCTTAAACCCTAGTTCTGTTCTGTTCAAAGGTTCTATCGCGTTTTTGTTTTGTATGATAACGACGGGTCAACGAGCCCATTCGCAGCCCAAAACCGCTTTTATCCAACTCAGCCCCCCCATTTTCGTTCATACCCCCACAAATAATATACTCCTCTTAGAAAGTTGTGTTCTTCAATCGATTATGTTTTTCTTGTCATGGGTTCCCTAATTCTAAGTTTTTTCTTGGTtcaatttgtgtttttattgtttattagattatatgtttttctttttcttgtatatacttaaactcagtttaagtaggtcatgcaaacttaatttaagtaggtcatgtaaattgagtttaagtgtacatcctTAAACTCACTTTAAGTTGGTcatgtaaatttaatttaagtaggtcatgtaaactgagtttaagtgtacatttaaaagttcaaccttgttcaataaTTTTACGTAATCTcaatttaagtatgtacatgtaaacttagtttaagtaagTCATGTAAACCAAGTTTAAGTAGgccatgtaaactgagtttaagtgtacatacttaaactcattttaagtaggtcatgtaaactcagtttaagtaggttatgtaaactaagtttaaatAGGTTATGTAAAcgaagtttacatgaacctgcttaaattgaatttaagttaacctcgaCGATGGAAATTGAAACTGTCATATagtgcagttgaacaagaacaagaagatTGAAACTaacattattgaaaaagaagaagaaattcattTACTTATATGCACTTGAGTATCggtgaaagatgttttgattcactctttaatcttccatagagattGATTGAACATCAGAATTGTTTGATCGTTTGTGGGTGAAAAATGGTGAAATTTTAGAatgacaatgaatgaaatcaagttttaagaaaatttatataaaagggtaATTTGGGTATTATAataaacttttaagaaaatttgggtttaacaaaaaatatatgattaagAGTAGAAACTACGACGGAACTCCTTAAAATGTCGTTATCAAACCTCCTATATCTATAATCTTGAGGATAGACAGgtcatttttgttgttattttccCTCCACTTCTTCCATCTTTTGAACTTTAATTTCAGTTAAAATTGtaccactattttttttcttttttttcttcagcaaattttactactattttttttttttggtacaattttacTACTCTTTCTAACTttctcttatttatttaattctctCTCATTCTTAAAGACCATTTAAGTGCGAGTTCTTCTTTCTTccatcattttcttcttccatcttCAAAATGTAGATTAAAATGAGGGGGGAAAACTACATCCAAACAAAGTACAGATAAATTAAATAGTCAGTTGATGCTATTTTTCCATCAAATTTTTTAGATCCGAACGTTTTTTACATACCCAAACTCGCCGCTAATCTACAAACAaaagagaataagaaaaaaagataatatttgtcaaaaaaaaaaaaaaaaaaagataataagcAGGAACAGTGGACAAAAAAGATAGtctaaaaattattcatttttcaaGCTAACTCCTTTCATAAGTTTACTTGGATAAAACCGTAAAGGAGAATAAGAAGATGACAAATATGGAATTAATTTGGGTAAAGGTGAACGATTTTGGTGCTCTTACTAGCCTAAAAAGAAGGTCTTGGGTGTGAGGAAGTAGAagagttttttttagaaagaaaaaggagATAAAATAATCACAAATAAAGTGAGGGAGGGACTCACGTTCTTTTAGTAACAGGTATTATATTTCcgttttttatgaaatatttctAGAGAacattttctaaatttaaaacaaacatattcTGTGacttattttccatttttgttgAAAGTAAACAACCCCTAAGCTTCCTATTCCTCTGTTGCACATATTGTGGTTTCCTTAATCCAGTGAAAAAGTTCCATCACAATACCTGCAAtattcaaacaaataaaaattaaactggCGTTTCCTTTTAATCGTGTTGGTCTCATTTTAAGTAGGACAACAATTTCCGCATAGGAACTACATTATCAAACGCATTAATGATCGGAAACCAATATAATACCTGTTACTAAACTTCTCAACAGCATCTGAGGCATATAGAAGGGTTTCATTGGCTTTCTCTAGAACCATGTAAAGTTCCTTCCCTCTTGTAACTCGAGAAATAACCCAGGCATTATTCTTTGCTCTTATGCAAACCTCTAGATCTTTCTCACAACTATGCTCGTCTAGTTTTGCACGATTCTTCTCCAACTCAACCTCCTGCCTAAGCTTATTCATAGCAAGTAAGGATTCCTGCACCGGgtataaaaatcaaagtttaaACTGTTTTCAGCTATCAAGTAAGCTACTTGGTTTACAGTGCCACTGCCAACCACCGAGCAGTTTCATTAGAAGCTTTGATCTCTATTGTAAAGTCGAAATTTTAATAgcaattatttcaatttataacATGCCTATCACgtgttaatttaaaaaaattaaaggaagaTGGATATCAGAATACAGTGCAATGCCAACACTCTACCTTAGTTAAAGTTGTAACTTTTGTTGCTGGAGAAGCTCTGGATACATTTCTATCACCATCCACTAATAAATAGCGGTACCCGCCGACATGATATGCGTTCTCACCACCCCATCCTTTGGATAGTTtctcttcaattttcaatatctTAAGCGATGCCTGATGTATTCATTCAGCAAACAAAAGTAGATGTTTAGAGAAAATGATATCCTTCTCAACACGAGAACCATTGTGCAGTTATTCAACAAGATTACCAGATCAACAAACAGAAAAAATTAGCGTCCTTGTAACTAAAGAACATTTAGCTGCATAAAGATAAACAAgtacattaaaattaaaaatcgtACACATTGAGGAGTATTCTGCAATGTTAGTACACTGCCTAATGAACAGACATGGCATGATGGTAGATGTGTTTGCATTATTCAAGCAGATCACCAAATATGTGGAGTTCAATTTATGATAATATAAACAAATCATAGCATGTAGTTTATTTCACTTTTAAAGTACAATATTACCATTTTTAAAGTACAATATTACTTGTATAGTTAACATTAATATCAACAAATGGTTGAAAATACAACCATTTATACAGTTATCCTGTTTCTGGGTAATCCGCTGTCCACAGCTTCAACGTGACACATAATTTATTAGAGAACAATAATGCAAAAAGGCACGAAGTTCCATCAATTTTATTAACAAGGTTTCCAAATACACGTTTTCTTGTATGCTCAGATATCATAATCATGCACAAAAAGCAATACCCAAGCAAAacgggaagaaaaaaaaattaatgtgcaCTTCAcacctgcaaaaaaaaaaaacttgtgttgCTGTCACTATTCGAATTCAAACAAATCTTTATGAAACTAAAACAGAATTCAATATAATAACCCACGATAAACAAACAGAAAAACTTCAGGCAATGGTCCGTTTCAATGGATGTCGCAAAGGAAACGGAAACGAGAAAGTAAAGGTGTTCACTCCCCTGTATTTGTGAATTATTTTCCATGAAAAGGAACAAAACAGAAGGGGCAATGACTAGTCCCCAAGAATATGTTTAAGCATAACACCATACAAAATAGGGATCCTATAAGTTCTTCGTATCAACTATCATGCAAGCAGTTAGTTGAGATCCCAAATCCGCTATGGATATGGCCAAATTAGTCCTTGTAATGTATAAGCCTTGGGCAATCCCCACCGTCTAAGCTAGCTTTCGAGATTAAGTTTAGCATGGCATAAACTCTAAGATGGTACTAGAGTCTATCTTAGATGAACTGTCGGAACACCGGTATTGTCCATGCTCAAAATGTCTAATTCTATGTGTGAGTGTTTTAATTGGCCCACCTACATTTGGCCATGCTTTAGATGTGCAGTTCTGAGCATAAGGGATGTGCTGAGATCCCATATTGACTAGAGATATAGTTAAAGTAGTCCTCATGAGGCTTGAGAAATTCTCACCCCATGAGCTACCTTCTGAGGTTGACTAAGGCATAGCCTAAGGAGAGGATCCAAACAAAATTTAACTCGATGGAGAACACCCGATGTTTTGTTTCAATCTGTCTCGGTTCATATTATGTGTACAAACTTAGTGGCAAAAGATTTGGAAATTAATGAGTTAGACCGAAATATGGTgcatgatagaacactatggcgtaatttgatccctGTAGcagaccccacttagtgggaaaaggcttggttgttgtcaTATTATGTGTGTACAAACTTATAAGAATTCATTAGGAAGAAAAATATTCAGTATAATAGAAACTAACATTTTCAAGAACTTGTTGCTTCACAGCCGAGACACCTTGCTCCCCATTAGGTATTGAGGATATGGGGATAAGAAGCATCAAAGTAAGGCTCCTGTGCTGATAAGCACAAAGATACATTCTCTCCCCTGTCTGTTGAAGCAATACTGTTGGAGTAGCAAACACCCACGTACCAACCTCTGCACCCCATAAATCAGTGACAAGATAGCCATCTTTTCCCTTGGACCATTTGTCACTCTGCAAGGGCCTGACAACATGATAGTTGTTATCCTCCCCGGGGGAAATATCAGATGATCCATAAAAACTTTCAGGCATAGAGCTTGGAGGGGCCACATTAGTCTCGGTGACAACATTAGAAGCAATGTTTCCTTTACGTAAGTAGGACCAGGAACTTGTTCCAGAAGATAGAGCACGCGGAGTCAACCTTAGCACAGCATATGTGAATAAGTTTATGGTGTCATCCTGACAAAAGAATTGAAAGTCAAGGTTAATATGTGACTTAATGAATGGGCATACAActttatcaagaaaaaaaagaagaaaaaaccaaaattgtATTTGAAAGTTAAACCATACTGGAGATAGTGTTGTAGACACCAACAGGtcttgaaataaaatcaaagagtAGCAGGGAGTGTTTGCAGCAGAAGATTCGAGCACCCTGACAAGCGACTGCCAAAACAAGAAATCgataaaatgaaatttcatTAACAAGCCAGAACAGTGTGGGATGAGAAATAATATACATCTTTAGATAGGAACAATTGAAAAGGTATACACTAAAATAATAGG from Medicago truncatula cultivar Jemalong A17 chromosome 8, MtrunA17r5.0-ANR, whole genome shotgun sequence includes the following:
- the LOC11411165 gene encoding vacuolar fusion protein CCZ1 homolog B isoform X2 — encoded protein: MGLSSNSSNESIQLCIFDLRRGQHEGQELDKILFFFPSGLPFSKQLAVIGLSEGLITFTRIFSPQAACDSIEAERHSHVFHEPEPDIWMVLVVEKSNDSEPIWRDDALRKVLKEIHSLFVMFHGPVRAMLEKEPGGGLVRRHLYSFIMDYLRDFLVGKKFLLPSFRDCLKERGTVQMLTITREAAIEVQSLVRVLESSAANTPCYSLILFQDLLVSTTLSPDDTINLFTYAVLRLTPRALSSGTSSWSYLRKGNIASNVVTETNVAPPSSMPESFYGSSDISPGEDNNYHVVRPLQSDKWSKGKDGYLVTDLWGAEVGTWVFATPTVLLQQTGERMYLCAYQHRSLTLMLLIPISSIPNGEQGVSAVKQQVLENASLKILKIEEKLSKGWGGENAYHVGGYRYLLVDGDRNVSRASPATKVTTLTKESLLAMNKLRQEVELEKNRAKLDEHSCEKDLEVCIRAKNNAWVISRVTRGKELYMVLEKANETLLYASDAVEKFSNRYCDGTFSLD
- the LOC11411165 gene encoding vacuolar fusion protein CCZ1 homolog B isoform X1, whose product is MGLSSNSSNESIQLCIFDLRRGQHEGQELDKILFFFPSGLPFSKQLAVIGLSEGLITFTRIFSPQAACDSIEAERHSHVFHEPEPDIWMVLVVEKSNDSEPIWRDDALRKVLKEIHSLFVMFHGPVRAMLEKEPGGGLVRRHLYSFIMDYLRACVKRSPWDDCCCDFLVGKKFLLPSFRDCLKERGTVQMLTITREAAIEVQSLVRVLESSAANTPCYSLILFQDLLVSTTLSPDDTINLFTYAVLRLTPRALSSGTSSWSYLRKGNIASNVVTETNVAPPSSMPESFYGSSDISPGEDNNYHVVRPLQSDKWSKGKDGYLVTDLWGAEVGTWVFATPTVLLQQTGERMYLCAYQHRSLTLMLLIPISSIPNGEQGVSAVKQQVLENASLKILKIEEKLSKGWGGENAYHVGGYRYLLVDGDRNVSRASPATKVTTLTKESLLAMNKLRQEVELEKNRAKLDEHSCEKDLEVCIRAKNNAWVISRVTRGKELYMVLEKANETLLYASDAVEKFSNRYCDGTFSLD